In one window of Flexistipes sp. DNA:
- the hemE gene encoding uroporphyrinogen decarboxylase codes for MENNRLILDVLEGKDVERTPVWLMRQAGRYMSEYRKIREKVSFLELCKTPELACEVTLQPLKAFKLDAAILFSDILVPIEPMGVDLEFTPAPVIANPVRNSQNVQRLKPVDPEEELPFVLEAVRLIKDNINVPLIGFAGAPFTLACYMVEGSGSKNFLEIKTLMHKNPDAFFELMEKITESTYRYLQAQINNGCSIVQVFDTWAGILSPSDYKTFVYPFVEKLVNKLENAHVIYFAKDSATFYKDIKKLNCSGLGVDWKIALNDAADILDNKFVLQGNLDPAVLFADQKTIADEIDRIISEAKDIKGHIFNLGHGILPKTPVENVKFMVDYVKEKTADA; via the coding sequence GAAGATATATGAGTGAATACAGAAAAATAAGAGAAAAAGTATCATTTCTGGAGCTCTGTAAAACTCCTGAACTGGCATGTGAAGTTACGCTGCAGCCTCTGAAAGCTTTCAAACTTGATGCAGCAATCCTTTTTTCCGACATCCTCGTGCCGATTGAACCGATGGGTGTTGACCTTGAGTTCACTCCGGCACCGGTAATAGCAAATCCTGTAAGAAATTCTCAGAATGTTCAACGTTTAAAACCCGTTGACCCGGAGGAAGAACTTCCGTTTGTCCTTGAAGCGGTGAGACTTATTAAGGATAATATAAACGTACCGCTTATTGGCTTTGCAGGAGCACCGTTTACTCTTGCATGTTATATGGTGGAAGGGAGCGGATCGAAGAATTTTCTGGAAATAAAAACACTCATGCACAAAAATCCCGATGCCTTTTTTGAGCTTATGGAAAAAATTACAGAAAGTACTTACAGGTATTTACAGGCACAAATAAATAACGGTTGCAGCATAGTACAGGTTTTTGATACATGGGCAGGGATTCTTTCTCCGTCTGACTATAAAACATTCGTCTATCCTTTTGTTGAGAAACTTGTAAACAAGCTGGAAAATGCTCATGTGATTTATTTTGCAAAAGACAGCGCTACATTTTATAAAGATATTAAGAAGCTTAACTGTTCAGGACTTGGAGTGGACTGGAAAATAGCTCTCAACGATGCTGCAGATATTCTGGATAACAAATTTGTGCTGCAGGGAAATCTTGATCCGGCAGTTCTTTTTGCAGATCAGAAAACAATTGCAGATGAGATTGACAGAATTATCTCGGAGGCAAAAGATATAAAAGGTCATATTTTTAACCTCGGTCACGGTATTCTGCCTAAAACCCCTGTTGAAAATGTAAAGTTTATGGTGGATTACGTAAAGGAAAAGACAGCCGATGCATGA
- the hemH gene encoding ferrochelatase, which produces MHDLLFAMYMGGPDSIQSIQPFLYNLFTDRDIINFKIGRIPQQWLAKIISTKRSRKIAPEYEKMGGGSPQLKYMQSLLEKTEFIYHEKYGRSLDTRIGMCYYHPYIQDTLKSIDPEEYDHIYVISMYPHYSYTTSGACFKRFYANMNMRPFERFKAITHWHLNESYNNCLLKRIKSAAERLEVDINDAYILFSAHSLPEYTLREGDYYARHIDEQIKLLTDRLSHSNYSLAYQSRTGPMKWLGPETRDVLKNLVAKGVDNIIVVPISFVSDHIETLIELDDQYIKEAKASGANIIRSESLNDSDDFAEAVIDIILDE; this is translated from the coding sequence ATGCATGATCTTCTGTTTGCTATGTACATGGGAGGCCCTGACAGTATACAGTCTATACAGCCGTTCCTGTATAATCTTTTTACAGATAGAGATATAATTAATTTTAAAATCGGCAGGATACCTCAGCAGTGGCTTGCAAAAATAATATCAACAAAAAGAAGTAGAAAAATTGCTCCTGAATACGAAAAAATGGGAGGGGGATCCCCACAACTGAAGTATATGCAATCGCTGCTGGAAAAAACTGAGTTTATATACCATGAAAAATACGGCAGAAGCCTGGATACAAGGATAGGGATGTGTTATTACCATCCTTACATTCAGGACACGCTTAAAAGCATCGATCCTGAAGAATATGACCACATTTACGTTATCAGTATGTATCCCCATTACTCATATACAACAAGCGGTGCCTGTTTTAAACGTTTTTATGCGAATATGAACATGAGACCTTTTGAAAGGTTCAAAGCAATTACCCACTGGCATTTGAATGAATCCTATAATAATTGTCTTTTGAAAAGAATAAAAAGTGCTGCTGAAAGATTAGAAGTGGACATTAATGATGCTTATATTCTCTTTTCAGCCCATTCTCTGCCTGAATATACACTCAGGGAAGGTGACTATTATGCCCGCCACATTGATGAACAGATAAAGCTTTTAACAGACAGACTGTCACATTCCAACTATTCTCTGGCCTATCAAAGCAGAACGGGGCCAATGAAATGGCTGGGGCCGGAAACCCGGGACGTTTTAAAAAATTTGGTGGCTAAAGGTGTTGATAACATAATAGTTGTGCCCATTTCCTTTGTCTCGGATCATATAGAAACTCTGATTGAACTGGACGATCAGTATATAAAGGAAGCTAAAGCAAGCGGGGCAAATATAATCCGCTCAGAAAGCTTAAACGATAGTGATGATTTTGCGGAAGCTGTAATCGACATAATTTTGGACGAATAA
- a CDS encoding UbiA-like polyprenyltransferase, producing MEKVKTFFSMIKIEHSLFALPFAFTGALLAAEGIPSLWKIFWIFVAMVNARTIAMGLNRVVDAEIDSKNPRTADREIPAGKISKKKALLYIVLSLFIYEVATYQLNMLCFILSPVPLIVFVVYSYSKRFTSLCHIILGVALGLAPIGAWVAIKGTVNLGIVLLGIAVLLWVAGFDIIYALQDLDFDKNYGLFSVPAKLGIKNSILISRLFHLTAFIIFAYLKVYFGLGILYIAGVILCGLFMLYEHSLIKSDDLSRVNMAFFNINAYISITIFVFVFLDFLMRGMI from the coding sequence ATGGAAAAAGTTAAAACATTTTTCAGTATGATAAAAATTGAGCACTCTCTTTTTGCTCTCCCTTTTGCATTTACCGGAGCACTCCTGGCTGCTGAAGGAATTCCGTCGCTCTGGAAAATATTCTGGATTTTTGTTGCTATGGTAAATGCCAGAACTATAGCAATGGGACTGAACAGAGTTGTAGATGCAGAGATAGATTCAAAAAATCCGAGAACAGCAGACCGTGAGATCCCTGCAGGTAAAATTTCCAAAAAGAAGGCATTGCTGTATATCGTGCTTTCATTATTCATTTATGAAGTTGCCACATATCAGTTGAATATGCTGTGTTTTATTTTATCCCCCGTTCCCCTTATAGTTTTTGTCGTATATTCTTACTCAAAAAGGTTTACTTCACTTTGCCATATTATACTGGGTGTTGCTCTTGGTTTGGCGCCTATCGGGGCATGGGTTGCAATAAAAGGAACGGTAAACCTGGGTATAGTACTACTTGGTATTGCCGTGCTGCTATGGGTGGCAGGATTTGATATCATATATGCTCTGCAGGATCTTGACTTTGACAAAAATTACGGATTATTTTCAGTTCCTGCAAAATTAGGAATAAAAAACTCCATTCTTATATCCAGGCTGTTTCATTTGACAGCATTTATAATATTTGCTTATTTAAAAGTCTACTTTGGTCTTGGCATTCTTTACATAGCCGGTGTTATTCTTTGCGGACTTTTTATGCTGTATGAGCATTCATTGATCAAATCTGATGATCTCAGCAGGGTAAATATGGCTTTTTTTAATATAAATGCATATATTAGCATTACGATATTTGTATTTGTCTTTCTGGATTTTCTTATGAGAGGTATGATTTGA
- a CDS encoding UbiX family flavin prenyltransferase codes for MKKFFVGITGASGALYGLKTLQELSRRDFEVNLCITPDGLINLNLELGKDFRSTDEFITNYKLSNIISHDYKNFAAPVSSGSNPMDYYIVVPASMGCVGRIASGVSSNLIERCADVAMKESKKLVLVVRETPFNTIHLRNMLSLSQAGVTVLPAAPGFYHKPKDIDDIISFIVGKIFDIMNISHNLFERWD; via the coding sequence TTGAAAAAATTTTTTGTAGGTATTACCGGCGCAAGTGGGGCTTTATACGGATTAAAAACACTGCAGGAGTTGAGCAGGCGGGATTTTGAAGTGAATCTCTGTATTACCCCTGATGGACTTATTAATCTGAATCTTGAGCTCGGCAAAGATTTCAGGTCAACTGATGAATTTATTACAAATTATAAGCTTTCGAATATTATTTCACACGATTATAAAAATTTTGCTGCACCTGTAAGCAGCGGCTCAAACCCGATGGATTACTATATTGTGGTCCCTGCCTCAATGGGATGTGTAGGCAGAATAGCATCAGGAGTCAGTTCAAATCTAATAGAGCGCTGTGCCGATGTTGCCATGAAAGAATCCAAAAAATTAGTGCTTGTAGTAAGAGAAACCCCTTTTAACACTATCCATCTGCGAAACATGCTCTCGCTGTCACAGGCGGGAGTTACTGTGTTGCCGGCTGCTCCGGGTTTTTATCATAAACCAAAAGATATTGATGATATAATAAGCTTTATTGTTGGAAAGATTTTTGATATAATGAATATATCTCATAATTTGTTTGAAAGATGGGATTAA